Proteins encoded together in one Chryseobacterium sp. G0201 window:
- a CDS encoding biliverdin-producing heme oxygenase, with amino-acid sequence MVSEYLKQNTAEYHDAAEKLFNSEKIFNKTFTLEDYKKIINTNYLMLLHSENKIFSNLSDKFSEKLQLNQRKKLPLIEKDLQSLSLENQNASHDLEFSNDYEALGAMYVIEGSTLGGNVIAKQLSKTEGFDNVTFNFFGCYQENTGPMWKNFKEVLDTEVTEENYNEVLSGAKKLYTFLLNVN; translated from the coding sequence ATGGTATCTGAATATCTTAAACAAAACACTGCAGAATATCACGATGCAGCTGAAAAACTTTTTAATTCTGAAAAAATTTTTAATAAGACTTTCACTTTAGAAGATTATAAAAAGATCATCAATACCAATTACTTGATGTTGCTTCATTCCGAAAACAAAATATTCAGCAATCTTTCTGATAAATTTTCTGAGAAACTTCAATTGAATCAAAGAAAAAAACTTCCTCTTATCGAGAAAGATCTTCAAAGCTTATCATTGGAAAATCAAAATGCTTCTCATGATCTTGAATTCAGTAACGATTATGAGGCTTTAGGAGCAATGTACGTAATCGAAGGTTCTACTTTGGGGGGAAATGTGATCGCAAAACAGCTTTCTAAAACGGAAGGTTTCGATAATGTAACGTTCAATTTCTTTGGATGCTATCAGGAAAATACAGGGCCAATGTGGAAAAATTTCAAAGAGGTTTTAGATACGGAAGTTACTGAGGAAAACTATAACGAAGTATTATCAGGGGCTAAAAAGTTATACACGTTTTTACTGAACGTAAACTAA
- a CDS encoding porin encodes MLFCFSANAQIPDSTKTKQEEDNVKYPQLQIKGLFQARYLVGMNKDVDVNGLHHADGLRTNNNFMVKYMRVQVRAQISKRTEVVALANLADFKNDPKSRVLENAYLKYTFNPKLAFTVGQFRPWFGIEETYPIDIIKSLDWSNQYTEFGKLGWTSFQIGLSATGQLELGKIPFQYAVSVVNGNGKNQVNDNDDGKQYSTRLVFGLAKKYNLNLGLNGGIGEVFGKKIYAVGVDFNSLMNFGSKWSLDMQLEGKQATNHPLYFAVAPELRPDNPDEYLIRGVYFLPNLRYEVNHKNLSAFELSCRYEYLDTNFRVNSNPRQTITPMFGLEFLKNYGARIQLGVQFDRYKHSIANTTQYNNNLFIVQVQSRF; translated from the coding sequence ATGCTATTCTGTTTCTCAGCAAATGCACAGATACCGGATTCTACAAAAACCAAACAGGAGGAAGACAATGTAAAATATCCTCAACTTCAGATCAAAGGTCTTTTTCAGGCGCGTTATCTGGTCGGCATGAACAAAGATGTTGATGTAAACGGACTACATCATGCTGATGGTTTGAGAACCAACAATAATTTCATGGTCAAATATATGAGAGTTCAGGTTCGGGCGCAGATCAGCAAACGTACTGAAGTTGTCGCACTGGCCAATTTAGCCGATTTCAAAAATGATCCTAAAAGCAGGGTGTTGGAAAATGCTTATTTAAAATACACTTTCAATCCTAAATTAGCCTTTACTGTTGGACAGTTCAGACCTTGGTTTGGGATTGAGGAAACCTACCCTATCGACATTATCAAATCGTTGGACTGGTCAAACCAATACACAGAATTTGGAAAACTGGGCTGGACAAGCTTCCAAATCGGACTTTCTGCCACAGGACAACTTGAACTAGGTAAAATACCTTTCCAATATGCCGTTTCGGTCGTTAATGGAAACGGTAAAAATCAGGTCAACGACAATGATGACGGAAAACAATATTCTACAAGACTGGTTTTTGGTTTAGCTAAAAAATACAACCTTAATTTAGGTTTAAATGGAGGTATTGGCGAGGTTTTCGGCAAAAAAATATATGCTGTAGGAGTTGATTTCAACTCATTGATGAATTTCGGTTCAAAATGGAGCCTTGACATGCAATTGGAAGGAAAACAGGCGACCAATCATCCTTTATATTTTGCTGTTGCTCCCGAATTAAGACCTGACAATCCTGATGAATATTTGATTCGTGGTGTTTATTTCCTTCCGAATTTAAGATACGAGGTCAATCACAAAAATTTAAGTGCCTTCGAATTGTCATGCCGATATGAATATTTGGACACCAATTTTAGAGTTAATTCAAATCCGAGACAGACGATAACGCCAATGTTCGGTTTGGAATTTTTGAAAAACTATGGCGCCAGAATTCAGCTTGGAGTGCAGTTCGACCGTTACAAACACAGCATTGCAAACACCACACAATACAATAATAATCTATTCATTGTTCAGGTACAGAGCAGATTCTAA
- a CDS encoding ATP-binding protein codes for MNFVDCHEEPIHIPGYIQSFGYLIGIDVESHSITFFSQNISNIFNIENVEFLFGKKITDFPESFKSIIDSDIYHSLNKFTRRENETYFDKIFVDEKEYHFSVFRSKNDIFLEFEEVLENPNKRISNKYDNFYIIDNAQEIWEQLLSTLSKIVNYDRMMVYKFMLDGSGKVIAERRNKNLESYLGLHYPESDIPRQARELYMKKRKRIFSDVYSETVPILSKTHEIIDLTFTGSRGMSPIHGQYIKNSGASSSFSVSIIIDDQLWGLVTCQNSEARHIDLEDRVQAGIFTALASNAYSSFKSKKELEYRIGLNGKSAYLKSDFLKHNTLFDSLVENKKEIRELPEADGLVIVSDDDIVKDGITAERSVINKIINWAHQNTEESMYVNRSFLKEYGDELGLNENAAGIIIYFIERSKNEMLIWFRKEFDEHINWAGNPEKKIGVFSQNGEEKHIISPRTSFQTFTENIKGNSRRWSSRNISAVQAVRDVILETSHKQYNAIKELNNQLRKVNEELDSFSYTISHDLGTPLTVMKLNAQMLLSNFEKTDKNKNKLTSIIEEIDGMAEMMHDVLQLSRAKHSEIELEILHPAHTIRKISDNARITFESLGTEIIIKDCPEVLADKTMMHQAFLNIINNAVKYSSQQDQPRVEIEGFEEGESVIYKISDNGIGIPEEDKHKMFKIFNRMDNAKKFKGNGVGLSIVHRIMNRIGGNVDYESNKDGTSFNLTFKKP; via the coding sequence ATGAATTTTGTAGATTGTCATGAAGAGCCCATACATATTCCTGGGTATATACAAAGTTTTGGGTATCTGATTGGCATCGATGTAGAATCTCATTCCATTACTTTTTTTAGCCAGAATATTTCCAACATTTTCAATATTGAGAATGTTGAATTTCTTTTTGGCAAGAAGATCACAGACTTTCCTGAAAGCTTTAAAAGTATCATTGATTCTGACATCTATCATTCATTAAATAAATTTACAAGAAGAGAAAACGAAACCTATTTTGATAAAATTTTCGTTGATGAAAAGGAATATCATTTTTCTGTTTTCAGAAGTAAAAACGATATTTTTCTTGAGTTTGAAGAAGTTTTAGAAAACCCGAACAAACGTATTTCGAATAAATATGATAATTTTTACATCATTGATAATGCGCAGGAAATTTGGGAGCAATTATTAAGTACACTTTCAAAAATTGTGAATTATGACCGAATGATGGTTTATAAATTCATGTTAGACGGTTCAGGAAAAGTAATTGCAGAAAGAAGAAATAAAAACTTAGAAAGTTATTTGGGGCTTCATTATCCAGAATCTGATATTCCGAGACAGGCAAGGGAATTATACATGAAGAAAAGGAAAAGAATTTTCAGTGATGTGTATTCCGAAACGGTTCCTATTCTGAGTAAAACTCATGAAATTATAGACCTTACTTTTACGGGGTCACGCGGTATGTCACCTATTCATGGGCAGTATATCAAAAATTCGGGAGCATCTTCCAGTTTCAGTGTGTCTATTATTATTGATGATCAGCTTTGGGGATTGGTGACTTGTCAGAATTCTGAGGCGAGACATATTGACCTTGAAGACAGGGTACAGGCAGGGATTTTTACAGCTTTGGCTTCAAACGCTTATTCTTCATTTAAATCTAAAAAAGAACTTGAATACCGTATTGGTCTGAATGGAAAATCAGCGTATCTGAAATCTGATTTTTTAAAACATAATACTTTATTTGATTCTTTGGTTGAAAATAAAAAAGAGATCAGAGAATTGCCTGAAGCAGATGGTTTGGTCATTGTTTCAGATGATGATATCGTGAAGGACGGTATAACAGCCGAACGTTCTGTAATTAATAAAATTATTAACTGGGCACATCAGAATACCGAGGAAAGTATGTATGTAAACCGTAGCTTCCTTAAGGAATATGGCGATGAATTAGGCTTAAATGAAAATGCAGCAGGAATCATCATTTATTTTATCGAAAGAAGTAAAAACGAAATGCTCATCTGGTTCCGAAAAGAGTTTGATGAACATATCAATTGGGCAGGAAATCCCGAAAAGAAAATAGGTGTTTTCTCGCAAAACGGTGAAGAAAAACATATTATTTCTCCAAGAACTTCTTTTCAGACTTTCACGGAAAATATTAAAGGAAATTCAAGAAGGTGGAGTTCAAGGAACATCAGCGCGGTACAGGCCGTTCGTGATGTGATTCTTGAAACTTCCCATAAACAATACAATGCGATCAAAGAGCTAAATAATCAGTTGAGAAAAGTAAATGAAGAGCTTGACAGTTTTTCGTACACCATCTCTCATGACCTAGGAACACCTTTGACTGTGATGAAGCTTAATGCTCAAATGCTGCTTTCCAATTTTGAAAAAACGGATAAGAATAAAAATAAACTGACTTCCATCATCGAAGAAATCGATGGAATGGCTGAAATGATGCACGATGTTCTGCAACTGAGCCGTGCAAAACACAGCGAAATTGAGCTTGAAATATTACATCCGGCTCATACCATCAGAAAAATCTCAGACAATGCTAGAATAACTTTTGAGAGTCTGGGAACTGAGATCATTATTAAAGACTGTCCTGAAGTTTTGGCAGATAAAACAATGATGCATCAGGCATTTTTAAATATCATTAATAACGCGGTAAAATATTCATCACAACAGGATCAGCCAAGAGTTGAAATTGAAGGATTTGAAGAGGGAGAAAGTGTTATTTATAAAATTTCAGATAACGGGATCGGGATTCCTGAAGAGGATAAGCACAAGATGTTTAAAATTTTCAACAGGATGGATAATGCCAAGAAATTTAAAGGAAATGGAGTAGGACTTTCCATTGTTCACAGGATTATGAACAGAATTGGAGGAAATGTTGATTATGAAAGCAATAAAGATGGAACTTCTTTCAATTTAACGTTCAAAAAACCTTAA
- a CDS encoding malate dehydrogenase, translating to MKVTVVGAGAVGASCAEYIAMKDFCSEVVLVDIKEGFAEGKAMDLMQTASLNGFDTKITGTTGDYSKTAGSHVAVITSGIPRKPGMTREELIGINAGIVKDVTANLVKHSPEVIIIVVSNPMDTMAYLVHKTSGLPKHKIIGMGGALDSARFQYRLAEALEAPISDVNGMVIAAHSDTGMLPLLSKATRNGVPVTEFLSDEQQKYVIEETKVGGATLTKLLGTSAWYAPGAAVSVMVQAIACDQKKMIPCSLMLEGEYGQNDICLGVPAIIGKNGVEKIVNITLTADEQLKFAEAANAVREVNGDLKF from the coding sequence ATGAAAGTAACTGTAGTAGGTGCAGGCGCTGTAGGAGCGAGTTGTGCAGAATACATCGCAATGAAAGACTTCTGTTCAGAAGTAGTTTTAGTAGACATTAAAGAAGGATTTGCGGAAGGTAAGGCAATGGATTTGATGCAGACAGCATCTCTTAACGGATTCGATACCAAAATTACCGGAACAACAGGAGATTACAGCAAAACTGCAGGTTCTCATGTAGCGGTTATCACTTCAGGGATTCCTAGAAAACCTGGAATGACTAGAGAAGAATTAATCGGTATCAATGCAGGAATCGTAAAAGACGTTACTGCAAACTTGGTAAAACATTCTCCGGAAGTTATCATCATTGTGGTTTCTAACCCAATGGATACTATGGCATATTTGGTACACAAAACTTCAGGTCTTCCTAAGCACAAGATCATCGGAATGGGTGGTGCTTTGGATTCTGCAAGATTCCAGTACAGATTGGCTGAAGCTTTAGAAGCTCCAATTTCTGACGTAAATGGAATGGTAATCGCTGCTCACAGTGATACCGGTATGCTTCCTCTATTGAGCAAGGCTACAAGAAACGGTGTTCCTGTAACTGAATTCCTTAGCGACGAGCAACAAAAATATGTAATCGAAGAAACTAAAGTAGGAGGTGCAACTCTTACTAAATTATTAGGAACTTCTGCTTGGTATGCGCCAGGTGCAGCTGTTTCTGTAATGGTTCAGGCAATTGCTTGTGATCAAAAGAAAATGATCCCTTGTTCATTAATGCTTGAAGGTGAATACGGTCAAAATGATATCTGTCTTGGTGTTCCTGCTATCATCGGAAAAAATGGAGTAGAAAAAATCGTAAACATCACATTGACTGCTGACGAGCAATTGAAATTCGCTGAAGCTGCTAATGCAGTAAGAGAAGTGAATGGTGATTTGAAGTTTTAA